The proteins below are encoded in one region of Alistipes communis:
- the rlmH gene encoding 23S rRNA (pseudouridine(1915)-N(3))-methyltransferase RlmH, translated as MNIELLVVGKTDSKEVEALVELYVRRVNRYCRFAVTALPDVRNTRSLTQNQQRTAEGEAILRQLAAGDHVVLLDERGDEMRSVEFAYWLQKRMLGGVRRLVLVIGGPYGFSDAVYARADGRLSLSRMTFSHQIVRAIFAEQIYRAFAILNHEPYHHE; from the coding sequence ATGAACATCGAACTGCTGGTCGTCGGAAAAACCGACTCGAAGGAGGTCGAAGCGCTCGTGGAACTCTACGTGCGCCGCGTGAACCGCTACTGCCGGTTCGCCGTCACGGCGCTGCCCGACGTGCGCAACACGCGCTCGCTCACGCAGAACCAGCAGCGCACGGCCGAGGGCGAAGCGATCCTGCGGCAGCTGGCCGCCGGCGACCATGTCGTCCTGCTCGACGAGCGCGGCGACGAGATGCGTTCGGTGGAGTTCGCATACTGGCTCCAAAAACGGATGCTGGGCGGCGTGCGGCGGCTCGTGCTGGTCATCGGCGGACCCTACGGCTTCTCGGATGCGGTCTACGCCCGCGCCGACGGCCGGCTGTCGCTTTCGCGCATGACCTTCTCGCACCAGATCGTACGGGCGATCTTCGCCGAGCAGATCTACCGCGCCTTCGCGATCCTCAACCACGAACCCTATCACCACGAATAA
- a CDS encoding TonB-dependent receptor, with protein MIPTPFRRRFCVCLLLCVAALCAHAEPRRTVRTHDEAPEAIDTAVVMDNVQVTAIKQGLTLRNRPVAASVVGRETIERRGVTAIKELSQLVPNFHIPDYGSRMTSSVYVRGLGARIDQPVMGLNVDNVPYLSKDDYDFDLADIERIEVLRGPQSTLYGRNTMGGVMNIYTLSPLAYEGTRLGAEYASGNTLRLRASTYHRPSPRTGISLAARFMHGDGFFTNEYTGRTCDWERSGGARMRLQFRPDERWSIDNTLAFGMLRQGGYPYASAATGRIAYNDPCGYRRTTLNDGLTIRYAADGWEIASITSYQYSDDRMTLDQDFLPDSYFTLTQAKQDHGLTEDIVVRSRGEGRYGWLVGAFGFYRHRSMQAPVLFKEDGLERLIADKAEQYTGLRPHFASDRMALDSDFRNPAWGAALYHESQLRLGRFDLSAGLRIDYERTRLCYLSSTDIDCTFGDGRITPFTERDTLHKSFVQLLPKAAAVYRINDGNSLYASVAKGYKAGGFNTQMFSEVLQNSVMERMGVYWDRHYDIDRVVAYKPEKSWNFEVGSHFAFADGRIRGEATLFYILCRDQQLTVFPEGQTTGRMMTNAGRTRSRGGELSVQALVARRLDLRLSYGFTHATFAEFRSGNADYAGKRIPYAPRHTAAAVAEYTVSVGRSWLDGIVLSVDGRGVGPIEWNEANSLRQKFYALAGCAIRFEQRHGSLSLWCRNLTQTRYDVFYFESIGNAFLQRGRPREWGVTLTINLQHNER; from the coding sequence ATGATTCCGACACCGTTCCGCCGCCGTTTCTGCGTATGCCTCCTGCTTTGCGTCGCCGCGCTATGCGCACACGCCGAGCCGCGTCGCACCGTGCGCACGCACGACGAAGCACCGGAGGCGATCGACACGGCCGTAGTGATGGACAACGTGCAGGTGACGGCGATCAAACAGGGACTTACGTTGCGCAACCGCCCCGTCGCGGCCTCGGTCGTGGGACGCGAGACGATCGAGCGGCGCGGCGTCACCGCCATCAAGGAGCTCTCGCAGCTCGTTCCCAATTTCCACATCCCCGACTACGGTTCGCGCATGACCTCGTCGGTCTACGTGCGCGGTTTGGGCGCACGCATCGACCAGCCGGTCATGGGCCTCAACGTAGACAACGTCCCCTACCTCTCGAAGGACGACTACGACTTCGACCTGGCGGACATCGAACGCATCGAGGTGCTGCGCGGCCCGCAGAGCACGCTCTACGGCCGCAACACCATGGGCGGCGTGATGAACATCTACACCCTCTCGCCGCTCGCCTACGAAGGGACGCGGCTGGGTGCGGAGTATGCCTCGGGCAACACGCTGCGGCTGCGCGCCTCGACCTACCACCGCCCCTCGCCCCGCACGGGTATCTCGCTGGCGGCGCGGTTCATGCACGGCGACGGCTTTTTCACCAACGAATACACGGGACGCACCTGCGACTGGGAGCGTTCGGGCGGGGCACGGATGCGACTTCAATTCCGTCCCGACGAGCGGTGGAGCATCGACAACACCCTCGCGTTCGGGATGCTCCGGCAGGGAGGCTACCCCTATGCCTCGGCCGCGACGGGGCGCATCGCCTACAACGACCCCTGCGGCTACCGTCGCACGACGCTCAACGACGGCCTGACGATACGCTACGCCGCCGACGGGTGGGAGATCGCCTCGATCACCAGCTACCAGTACAGCGACGACCGCATGACGCTCGACCAGGATTTCCTGCCCGACTCTTATTTCACGCTCACGCAGGCCAAACAGGATCACGGGCTGACCGAGGACATCGTCGTCCGTTCGCGCGGCGAGGGGCGCTACGGCTGGCTGGTGGGCGCCTTCGGCTTCTACCGCCACCGCTCGATGCAGGCGCCCGTACTCTTCAAGGAGGACGGATTGGAGCGTCTGATCGCCGACAAGGCCGAGCAGTACACCGGCCTCCGGCCGCATTTCGCCTCCGACCGCATGGCGCTCGACAGCGATTTCCGCAACCCCGCGTGGGGGGCGGCGCTTTATCACGAGTCGCAGTTGCGGCTGGGACGCTTCGACCTCTCGGCGGGGTTGCGCATCGACTACGAGCGCACACGTTTGTGCTATCTCAGTTCGACCGACATCGACTGCACGTTCGGCGACGGACGCATCACGCCCTTCACCGAACGGGACACGCTGCACAAGTCGTTCGTGCAGCTGCTTCCCAAAGCGGCGGCCGTCTACCGCATCAACGACGGTAATTCGCTCTACGCATCGGTCGCCAAGGGTTACAAGGCGGGCGGATTCAACACCCAGATGTTCTCCGAAGTGTTGCAGAACAGCGTCATGGAACGCATGGGCGTCTACTGGGACCGTCACTACGACATCGACCGCGTGGTAGCCTACAAACCCGAAAAGAGCTGGAACTTCGAGGTCGGCAGCCACTTCGCGTTCGCAGACGGCCGCATCCGCGGCGAGGCGACGCTCTTCTACATCCTCTGCCGCGACCAGCAACTCACCGTCTTTCCCGAAGGGCAGACCACCGGACGCATGATGACCAACGCCGGCCGCACCCGCAGCCGCGGCGGAGAGCTCTCGGTGCAGGCGCTCGTCGCACGCCGGCTCGACCTGCGGCTGAGCTACGGCTTCACCCACGCCACCTTCGCCGAATTCCGCAGCGGAAACGCCGACTACGCAGGCAAGCGGATTCCCTACGCACCGCGCCATACGGCGGCTGCCGTGGCGGAGTACACGGTTTCCGTCGGCCGCAGCTGGCTCGACGGAATCGTCCTGAGCGTCGACGGCCGGGGCGTCGGGCCGATCGAATGGAACGAAGCCAACTCACTGCGGCAGAAATTCTATGCGCTGGCAGGCTGCGCGATCCGGTTCGAACAACGGCACGGCTCGCTGAGCCTCTGGTGCCGCAACCTCACGCAGACACGCTACGACGTCTTCTATTTCGAGTCGATCGGCAACGCCTTCCTGCAACGCGGCCGGCCGCGCGAATGGGGCGTCACACTGACAATCAATTTACAACATAACGAACGATGA
- the nadC gene encoding carboxylating nicotinate-nucleotide diphosphorylase: MKTEYKPYVDALIELAIREDIGDGDHTSLCCIPADERGRMRLLCKQEGIIAGIEIARLVLERLDPTVEFDQRIADGTRVRPGDVAFYVSGALRSLLQAERILLNIMQRMSGVATQTAVYVARLEGLHTKVLDTRKTTPGMRVLDKMAVKLGGGENHRMGLFDMILLKDNHIDFAGGIVPAIRGAKQYLRERDKNIPIECEVRTLEDIDLVFEAGGVDRIMFDNFSPEMTRKAVEKVAGRCETESSGGITLDTLRTYAETGVDFISVGALTHQIRSLDMSLKACE; the protein is encoded by the coding sequence ATGAAAACCGAATACAAACCCTATGTCGACGCGCTGATCGAACTGGCCATCCGCGAGGATATCGGCGACGGCGACCACACTTCGCTCTGCTGCATTCCCGCCGACGAGCGGGGGCGTATGCGCCTGCTGTGCAAGCAGGAGGGCATCATCGCTGGCATCGAGATCGCACGGCTCGTTCTCGAACGGCTCGACCCCACCGTCGAATTCGACCAGCGGATCGCCGACGGCACGCGCGTGCGTCCGGGCGACGTAGCCTTCTACGTGTCCGGGGCCCTGCGCTCGCTGTTGCAGGCCGAACGCATCCTGCTCAACATCATGCAGCGCATGAGCGGCGTAGCCACGCAGACGGCAGTCTACGTGGCGCGGCTCGAAGGGCTGCACACCAAGGTGCTCGACACCCGCAAGACGACGCCCGGCATGCGCGTACTGGACAAAATGGCCGTCAAACTGGGCGGCGGCGAGAACCACCGCATGGGCCTCTTCGACATGATCTTGCTCAAAGACAACCACATCGACTTCGCCGGCGGCATCGTCCCCGCGATCCGCGGCGCGAAGCAATACCTGCGCGAGCGCGACAAGAACATCCCGATCGAGTGCGAAGTCCGCACGCTCGAAGATATCGACCTCGTCTTCGAGGCAGGCGGCGTCGACCGCATCATGTTCGACAATTTCTCGCCCGAGATGACGCGCAAGGCGGTCGAAAAGGTCGCCGGACGCTGCGAAACCGAGTCGAGCGGCGGCATCACGCTCGATACGCTGCGCACCTACGCCGAGACGGGCGTGGACTTCATCTCTGTGGGCGCGCTCACGCACCAGATCCGTTCGCTCGACATGTCGCTCAAAGCCTGCGAGTAG
- a CDS encoding lipoprotein: protein MKKFLLLALAAFALAACNDDDTPDEFVQGDNTIAVFENDRLVFYDYDVFWEYSEPYTDPYGVTCIDLYMNKTRFVQNMPALDMEVPGIPIHPTPAGFEFDLRQAVPYYRGEPMPRYTLYDLEGELNGTLLEVEFSCIGYDVEYLGRF from the coding sequence ATGAAAAAATTTCTCCTTCTGGCCCTCGCGGCCTTCGCACTGGCCGCCTGCAACGACGACGACACCCCCGACGAGTTCGTACAGGGCGACAACACGATCGCCGTCTTCGAAAACGACCGGCTCGTTTTCTACGACTACGACGTCTTCTGGGAATACTCCGAGCCCTACACCGACCCCTATGGCGTGACGTGCATCGACCTCTACATGAACAAGACGCGCTTCGTCCAGAACATGCCGGCGCTCGACATGGAGGTGCCGGGAATCCCCATTCACCCGACTCCCGCCGGATTCGAATTCGACTTGCGACAGGCGGTTCCCTATTATCGCGGAGAACCGATGCCGCGTTACACGCTCTACGACCTCGAAGGCGAGCTGAACGGCACGCTTCTCGAAGTGGAGTTCTCCTGCATCGGCTACGACGTCGAATATCTGGGACGGTTCTGA
- a CDS encoding GNAT family N-acetyltransferase, which yields MEFRPVRLEDKAAIERFTRPSGICNCDLAFANMYCWEGTYRSAWCVEEGFLLIRFYIDGSHHIGYMQPLGEGDFTHLIPRLEADARAAGQPLRISGLTPEGAAAVRRAHPEFGIWRNRDYEDYVYRADDLRNLTGRRYQPKRNHINRFEAAYDYRYEELTPALAPECMRLEREWRAGHDSHAAELTAEQRAMQRAFDHFGELELRGGALFVGEKLVAFTIGSAINDEAFCIHVEKADTRYDGAFTMINRLFAQHLPPHYTLIDREEDLGLEGLRQSKLSYHPLFLQPKLTAQRLTEEQLQLRALWLACFPEDTQDDVEQFLLSRYDERRCLVARRDGRIAAMLHIVPFRDTAYIYAVATAPDCRQQGLAGGLLREALDRCRAEGFRYAALIPGSEELQRWYAGFGFAGDYPARFRTHDDFDFGTGDPAHDRAMVLPLTGEPFAGETLDLSDLPQES from the coding sequence ATGGAATTCCGACCCGTGCGGCTCGAAGACAAGGCCGCCATCGAACGCTTCACCCGCCCTTCGGGCATCTGCAACTGCGATCTGGCCTTCGCCAACATGTACTGCTGGGAAGGCACCTACCGCAGCGCATGGTGCGTCGAGGAGGGTTTTCTGCTGATCCGCTTCTACATCGACGGCAGCCATCACATCGGCTACATGCAACCGCTGGGCGAGGGCGATTTCACGCACCTCATCCCCCGTCTCGAAGCCGACGCCCGCGCCGCGGGACAACCGCTGCGCATCTCGGGACTTACGCCCGAAGGGGCCGCAGCCGTACGCCGCGCCCATCCCGAATTCGGCATCTGGCGCAACCGCGACTACGAGGATTACGTCTACCGTGCCGACGACCTGCGCAACCTCACGGGACGGCGCTACCAGCCCAAACGCAACCATATCAACCGTTTCGAAGCTGCCTACGATTACCGCTACGAGGAACTGACGCCTGCACTCGCCCCCGAATGCATGCGCCTCGAACGCGAATGGCGCGCCGGCCACGACAGCCATGCGGCCGAGCTGACGGCCGAACAGCGCGCCATGCAACGGGCATTCGACCACTTCGGGGAGCTGGAACTGCGCGGAGGCGCGCTCTTCGTCGGGGAGAAGCTCGTGGCCTTCACGATCGGATCGGCCATCAACGACGAAGCCTTCTGCATCCACGTCGAGAAGGCCGACACCCGCTACGACGGCGCCTTCACGATGATAAACCGTCTCTTCGCGCAACACCTGCCGCCGCACTACACCCTCATCGACCGCGAGGAGGATCTGGGACTGGAAGGGCTGCGGCAGTCGAAACTCTCCTACCACCCCCTTTTCCTGCAACCGAAACTCACGGCGCAACGGCTCACCGAGGAGCAGTTGCAGCTCCGCGCGTTGTGGCTCGCCTGCTTCCCCGAAGACACGCAGGACGATGTCGAACAGTTTCTGCTGAGCCGCTACGACGAACGGCGATGCCTCGTCGCACGACGCGACGGGCGGATCGCGGCGATGCTCCACATCGTGCCGTTCCGCGATACGGCCTACATCTACGCCGTGGCGACGGCGCCCGACTGCCGGCAGCAGGGACTGGCCGGCGGACTGCTGCGCGAAGCGCTCGACCGCTGCCGCGCCGAAGGATTCCGCTACGCCGCGCTCATCCCCGGCAGCGAGGAGCTGCAACGCTGGTATGCCGGCTTCGGTTTCGCGGGGGACTACCCCGCGCGCTTCCGTACGCACGACGACTTCGACTTCGGCACGGGCGACCCTGCGCACGACCGCGCCATGGTACTGCCGCTCACCGGCGAACCCTTCGCCGGCGAGACGCTCGACCTGAGCGATCTGCCGCAGGAATCATAG
- the nhaD gene encoding sodium:proton antiporter NhaD — translation MITTMLILFVVGYAFIAFEHKTGINKSAIALLMCGILWSIFSLEYPSALPGLTQTTVSDEILRHLGSTCEILVFLIGAMTIVDLIDFHGGFEFITRRITTRRKVRLLWLVALLTFFMSALLDNMTTTIIMVMLLRKIVPTTKERMLFASVIVIAANSGGACSPIGDVTTIMLWMKGNVSSAKLIESLLLPCLVSLVIPLVIASRWLKGSLPETDPADAGSSQPDYISDGESRAILFLGCALLVAVPVFKSVTHLPPYMGMVTALGIMWVFTELMYRRKRNIEESIKCRVAKVLKHIDMSTILFFLGILMAVAALESAGILSGFATGLNEHLHNVYAINTLIGILSSVVDNVPLVAASMGMYPIPDAAAVAASADPTYAAMFVQDGVFWHLLAYCAGVGGSLLIIGSAAGVVAMGLENINFVWYFKKISLMAFVGYLAGIGVYMLEVFLFGI, via the coding sequence ATGATTACAACCATGCTCATCCTGTTTGTCGTAGGCTATGCCTTCATCGCCTTCGAACACAAAACGGGAATCAATAAATCGGCCATCGCCCTGCTGATGTGCGGTATTCTTTGGAGTATTTTCAGTCTGGAATACCCCTCCGCCCTGCCCGGTCTCACCCAGACGACCGTGAGCGACGAGATCCTGCGGCATCTGGGATCGACGTGCGAAATCCTCGTCTTCCTGATCGGAGCGATGACGATCGTCGACCTGATCGACTTCCACGGAGGGTTCGAGTTCATCACGCGGCGCATCACCACGCGGCGCAAGGTGCGTCTGCTGTGGCTGGTGGCGCTGCTCACCTTCTTCATGTCGGCGCTGCTCGACAACATGACCACGACGATCATCATGGTGATGCTTCTGCGCAAGATCGTCCCCACGACCAAGGAGCGGATGCTCTTCGCCTCGGTGATTGTCATTGCGGCCAACAGCGGCGGCGCGTGTTCGCCCATCGGCGACGTGACGACGATCATGCTCTGGATGAAGGGCAACGTCTCGTCGGCCAAACTCATCGAGAGCCTCCTGCTGCCCTGCCTCGTGTCGCTCGTCATCCCTCTGGTCATCGCTTCGCGCTGGCTCAAAGGGTCGCTTCCTGAAACCGATCCGGCCGATGCAGGGTCGTCGCAGCCCGATTATATCTCCGACGGCGAGAGCCGCGCGATCCTCTTCCTGGGCTGCGCCCTGCTGGTGGCCGTTCCGGTCTTCAAGAGCGTGACGCACCTGCCGCCCTACATGGGAATGGTCACGGCGCTGGGCATCATGTGGGTCTTCACCGAGCTGATGTACCGCCGCAAGCGCAACATCGAGGAGTCGATCAAATGCCGCGTGGCGAAGGTGCTCAAACACATCGACATGTCGACGATCCTCTTCTTCCTCGGTATCCTGATGGCCGTGGCAGCGCTCGAAAGCGCGGGCATCCTGTCGGGTTTCGCCACGGGACTCAACGAACACCTGCACAACGTCTATGCGATCAATACGTTGATCGGCATCCTTTCGTCGGTGGTCGACAACGTGCCGCTCGTGGCGGCGTCGATGGGCATGTATCCGATTCCTGATGCGGCGGCCGTGGCGGCGAGCGCCGATCCGACCTATGCCGCGATGTTCGTGCAGGACGGTGTTTTCTGGCATCTGCTGGCCTACTGCGCCGGTGTGGGCGGCAGCCTGCTCATCATCGGCTCGGCGGCCGGCGTGGTGGCGATGGGCCTGGAAAACATCAACTTCGTATGGTATTTCAAGAAGATTTCGCTGATGGCCTTCGTCGGTTATCTGGCCGGCATCGGGGTCTACATGCTCGAAGTGTTTCTTTTCGGAATTTAG
- a CDS encoding GNAT family N-acetyltransferase translates to MIRIYEATEPSDLLAEAFARLLPQLSERMTAPDREAVARIVASPATRQLVAAAEDGRIVGLLSVALYDVPSGRKAWIEDVVVDAATRGRGIGEALVREALALARREGVARVMLTSNATRRASHRLYERMGFVRYETDCFRLDL, encoded by the coding sequence ATGATACGGATTTACGAAGCGACCGAACCCTCCGACCTGTTGGCGGAGGCCTTTGCGCGGCTGCTGCCGCAGCTGTCGGAACGGATGACGGCACCCGACCGGGAGGCTGTCGCACGGATCGTCGCCTCGCCTGCGACCCGTCAGCTGGTCGCCGCAGCGGAGGACGGCCGGATCGTCGGGTTGCTCAGCGTGGCCCTTTACGACGTCCCTTCGGGGCGCAAGGCGTGGATCGAGGACGTGGTGGTGGATGCGGCGACGCGCGGTCGCGGCATCGGCGAGGCGCTGGTACGCGAAGCGCTGGCGTTGGCGCGCCGCGAGGGCGTCGCACGAGTGATGCTCACCTCGAATGCGACGCGCAGGGCGTCCCACCGGCTCTATGAACGAATGGGGTTCGTGCGCTACGAGACGGATTGTTTCCGGCTCGATCTATGA
- a CDS encoding LTA synthase family protein, which produces MKRLLKSHIALLAWRLALLYAVLAICRAIFWRYNYAGISPLADAELPALARGALLFDTVSVLYANALLIVLSLIPLHLRERRWWQRMLYFYYVVVNALLVVAVNLGDAVYFRYTQKRFTAEEIFFADNDNSLQLVGKFMAENIPLLLAGIGLIALLALAGGRKARPEPLCRRPLCYYGGGTVLLVVAALLSVAGMRGGVTRMTRPVTLSNATLYASDNARANLILSNPFCILRTVGSGGKINYERYFAPEELDGIYTPVHCPDSVGTAPLEGRNVVVFVMESMSAEHSAHLHPELYADRQVKGYTPFLDSLMQAGYCFERMYANGTRSIQALPAVLGSIPSFKTPFVLMPQALAPTRQLPRILRDKGYATAFFCGSAAGSMGFGAYARSAGIERLYSREDYEARHGRDDFDGYWGIWDEPFLQYAGEEMSALPEPFFAALFTLSSHHPFVVPDAYRDLLPEGLTRNHKCVAYTDNAFRRFFARYAGEEWFRRTVFVFVADHVSSEKFADATRVFPGDHHIIGLLYTPDGALRGRCDEAVSQIDLMPTLLGLMGNREPYFAFGRDLFGEQTPEGGFALAYDSGFEAVGGDRLLFFDERRTTGSYRTDDLRREHDLGNDPEAAALERRVKAFVQQYYRHLEQKDFTVE; this is translated from the coding sequence ATGAAACGGCTGCTGAAAAGCCATATCGCCCTGCTGGCGTGGCGGCTGGCGCTGCTCTATGCGGTGCTGGCGATTTGTCGTGCGATCTTCTGGCGCTACAACTATGCGGGCATCAGCCCCCTCGCGGACGCCGAACTGCCGGCACTCGCAAGGGGTGCACTGCTGTTCGACACCGTGTCGGTGCTCTACGCCAACGCCCTGCTCATCGTGCTCTCGCTCATCCCGCTCCATCTGCGCGAACGGCGCTGGTGGCAGCGGATGCTCTACTTCTATTACGTCGTCGTCAACGCCCTGCTGGTCGTGGCGGTCAACCTCGGCGATGCGGTCTATTTCCGTTATACGCAGAAACGCTTCACGGCCGAAGAGATCTTCTTCGCCGACAACGACAATTCGCTGCAACTCGTCGGCAAATTCATGGCCGAGAACATCCCCCTGCTGCTCGCAGGGATCGGCCTGATCGCTCTGCTGGCGCTGGCCGGCGGCCGCAAGGCGCGCCCCGAACCGCTCTGCCGTCGTCCGCTCTGCTACTATGGCGGCGGTACGGTTCTGCTCGTCGTCGCCGCCCTGCTCTCCGTAGCGGGAATGCGGGGGGGGGTCACGCGCATGACGCGCCCCGTCACGCTCTCCAACGCCACGCTCTACGCCTCCGACAACGCCCGCGCCAACCTGATCCTCTCGAACCCCTTCTGCATCCTGCGCACCGTGGGGTCGGGCGGAAAGATCAACTACGAACGCTACTTCGCACCGGAAGAACTGGACGGTATCTACACGCCCGTCCACTGTCCCGACTCGGTCGGCACGGCACCGCTCGAAGGACGCAACGTAGTGGTCTTCGTCATGGAGAGCATGTCGGCCGAACACTCGGCCCACCTCCATCCCGAACTCTACGCCGACCGGCAGGTCAAGGGCTACACGCCGTTTCTGGATTCGCTCATGCAGGCGGGCTACTGCTTCGAACGCATGTACGCCAACGGCACCCGTTCGATTCAGGCGCTGCCCGCCGTACTGGGATCGATCCCCTCGTTCAAGACCCCCTTCGTGCTGATGCCGCAGGCGCTCGCACCGACGCGGCAGCTGCCGCGCATCCTGCGCGACAAGGGCTACGCCACCGCCTTCTTCTGCGGCTCGGCGGCCGGCTCGATGGGTTTCGGCGCCTATGCACGTTCGGCAGGCATCGAACGCCTGTACAGCCGCGAGGATTACGAGGCCAGGCACGGCCGAGACGATTTCGACGGCTACTGGGGCATCTGGGACGAACCCTTCCTGCAATACGCCGGCGAGGAGATGAGCGCATTGCCCGAACCCTTCTTCGCCGCGCTGTTCACCCTCTCGTCGCACCACCCCTTCGTCGTTCCCGACGCCTACCGCGACCTGCTGCCCGAAGGGCTTACACGCAACCACAAGTGCGTGGCCTACACCGACAACGCCTTCCGCCGCTTTTTCGCGCGTTACGCCGGCGAGGAGTGGTTCCGTCGCACGGTTTTTGTATTCGTGGCCGATCATGTATCGAGTGAAAAATTCGCGGACGCCACGCGCGTCTTCCCCGGCGACCACCACATCATTGGCCTGCTGTACACCCCCGACGGCGCACTGCGCGGCCGCTGCGACGAGGCCGTCTCGCAAATCGACCTCATGCCCACGCTGCTCGGACTCATGGGCAACCGCGAGCCTTACTTCGCTTTCGGACGCGACCTCTTCGGCGAACAGACCCCCGAAGGGGGCTTCGCCCTCGCTTACGACAGCGGATTCGAGGCCGTCGGCGGCGACCGCCTGCTCTTCTTCGACGAGCGGCGCACGACCGGCTCCTACCGCACGGACGACCTGCGCCGCGAACACGATCTGGGAAACGATCCCGAAGCGGCAGCGCTGGAAAGACGCGTCAAAGCCTTCGTCCAGCAATATTACCGTCACCTCGAACAAAAAGATTTCACCGTCGAATAA
- a CDS encoding helix-turn-helix transcriptional regulator: MQPHRPAIAVVTPSILTGLGLESILRRIIPMAEVEVYDRFERFAADRPDRFFHYFVASQTFVEHNAFFLERRHKSILLTDGAPQSTLRELHCLDIAQSEEGLVRDILRLHQHAHREGYPDGTAAAYPATHPTHPSARPACDPHGRMTDETVQPSLTQREIDVLRLVVAGLLNKQIAQRLDVALTTVISHRRNLVRKLGIRSVAGLTIYAVTKGYVDAEQLGEQ; the protein is encoded by the coding sequence ATGCAGCCCCACCGTCCCGCCATCGCCGTCGTCACCCCCTCGATCCTCACGGGTCTGGGGCTGGAAAGCATCCTGCGCCGCATCATCCCGATGGCCGAGGTGGAGGTCTACGACCGTTTCGAACGTTTCGCAGCCGACCGCCCCGACCGCTTTTTCCACTACTTCGTCGCCTCGCAGACCTTCGTCGAACACAACGCCTTCTTCCTCGAACGGCGGCACAAGAGCATCCTGCTGACCGATGGCGCGCCGCAGTCCACGCTGCGCGAACTGCATTGCCTCGACATCGCCCAAAGCGAGGAGGGGCTCGTGCGCGACATCCTGCGGCTGCACCAGCACGCCCACCGCGAGGGCTATCCCGACGGGACGGCCGCCGCATATCCGGCCACGCACCCGACGCATCCCTCCGCACGACCTGCCTGCGACCCGCACGGCCGCATGACGGACGAGACGGTGCAGCCATCCCTCACGCAGCGCGAAATCGACGTATTGCGGCTCGTCGTGGCGGGGCTGCTCAACAAGCAGATCGCCCAACGGCTCGACGTCGCCCTGACGACGGTCATCTCCCACCGCCGCAACCTCGTCCGCAAGCTCGGCATCCGCTCCGTGGCCGGACTGACGATCTACGCCGTAACCAAAGGGTACGTCGACGCCGAGCAACTGGGAGAACAGTAA